From Pseudomonadota bacterium, one genomic window encodes:
- a CDS encoding SMEK domain-containing protein — protein sequence MTRQELLQRSSTLLGRFAHEVKVANAMGLFDINTIAEDFLIPVFKIAFDCPDLCNQNRIQMNFPAVDLGCKTSRTSIQITSDSSSSKVCETLEKFESHNLGNDFDRLYVYVITERQKSYTSQKLTEAANSLSIEFDPSIDILDVQDLAKKLNELTNEQLKCINTHLEEEFRQADTSLKFRSNLDAFLSVNQQKIEDEKRTKKYIPSVFVETSETKEEMRYFANPMFFYRKIDDDLRRIDLARFNKLLCMAKIEPVADNLGEIATLKAPNNLSELRARLVLQSTALKTLQEHVSPFSWYGDRAERFKPSDYSTGYWEVFRYNIESNGSGVFSSLEKVSKKIGIAQAKIFLVTGMAGQGKTNFICDLIENQFRVFEVPTIFIPARSLNNYPGPDRILSYITNNRFAPNVASLHDLFTLLNSVAEECHKPFVIAIDGINEVGDLDGFVAELRVFLDALCQYDFVKIVLTSRNEFFEHKFAGVFEPQFSDHLYRVKDLRNKMSEENKSRLLEAYLRHFKIKARFSNVAAEFLENDLILLRIFSEIHEGKNIGYVPDIYKGDIFEQYLIMKVNEFPTSSRQRVLNSLYKICSRMLGDENFSQISVEGFDDAERQIFEQLIGEDIILRREVPSTGLASLGIENISFTYDELRDFLLAYYSVVKLAASNPLKVNSIFEKIPKWPIYEGFFRYAYVLARKQNSDTVLAACEASEDFQKHFLNNLSLLSADIQKPEDVKRVETVLKGSTAERDLRHVAWFLFRKREDSELLNIRILLDHVSSLDDEESERFMRAMFSRSSDFGGSSWRDRVSDLLNSLKDLREEQILGLGIPALALALHFAPYAQWAERETTLNLFAKFQLTQEVGGVIEACQNAVSVKVQNCLKEIAEGRGAHEG from the coding sequence ATGACACGGCAAGAACTCTTACAACGATCAAGTACTCTTTTAGGGCGTTTTGCGCACGAGGTGAAAGTCGCGAACGCGATGGGATTATTCGACATTAACACCATCGCGGAGGACTTCCTTATCCCCGTCTTCAAGATAGCTTTCGATTGCCCCGATCTGTGCAACCAAAATCGCATCCAAATGAATTTCCCAGCCGTCGATCTAGGATGCAAAACTAGCAGAACCTCTATCCAAATCACTTCTGACTCTTCAAGCAGTAAAGTGTGCGAAACGCTGGAGAAATTTGAATCTCACAACCTCGGCAACGATTTTGACCGGCTCTACGTGTATGTAATAACGGAGAGACAAAAATCGTACACCTCCCAAAAATTGACAGAAGCGGCGAACAGTCTGTCAATTGAGTTCGATCCCTCGATTGACATTCTCGATGTTCAAGACTTGGCGAAGAAGCTCAATGAACTCACTAACGAGCAACTCAAATGCATCAACACCCATCTCGAAGAGGAGTTCCGACAAGCGGATACCAGCCTTAAATTCCGCAGCAACTTGGACGCATTTCTATCAGTTAACCAACAAAAAATCGAGGATGAGAAACGAACAAAGAAATATATTCCCTCGGTCTTTGTGGAGACCTCTGAAACGAAAGAGGAAATGCGGTATTTCGCAAACCCCATGTTCTTCTATAGAAAGATCGATGATGATCTACGGCGAATTGACCTGGCCCGTTTCAATAAGCTCCTATGTATGGCCAAAATCGAACCCGTTGCAGACAATTTAGGCGAAATCGCCACGTTGAAAGCGCCAAATAACCTGTCTGAGCTTCGGGCTCGTTTGGTTCTACAAAGTACAGCGCTTAAAACTTTACAAGAGCATGTTTCTCCGTTCTCTTGGTATGGTGACCGTGCTGAGCGGTTTAAGCCTAGCGACTACTCAACCGGCTACTGGGAAGTGTTCCGGTACAACATTGAGTCAAACGGGAGCGGAGTGTTCAGTTCTCTTGAGAAGGTCTCCAAAAAAATTGGAATTGCCCAAGCCAAGATTTTTCTAGTTACGGGCATGGCGGGGCAAGGAAAAACAAACTTCATTTGCGACTTGATCGAAAACCAATTTAGGGTATTTGAGGTTCCCACAATCTTCATCCCTGCGCGCTCATTGAACAACTATCCAGGTCCCGATCGAATTCTGTCATACATCACAAATAACCGGTTTGCACCCAATGTCGCGAGCCTCCACGACCTCTTCACACTGCTAAACAGTGTTGCTGAGGAGTGCCATAAGCCGTTTGTAATAGCCATCGACGGAATAAACGAAGTTGGTGACCTGGATGGGTTTGTTGCCGAGCTCCGAGTCTTCCTTGACGCCTTGTGTCAGTACGACTTCGTAAAAATCGTCTTAACCAGTCGGAACGAATTTTTTGAGCACAAATTCGCCGGCGTATTTGAACCGCAGTTCTCCGACCATCTGTATCGTGTGAAAGACCTTCGCAACAAGATGTCGGAGGAAAATAAGTCTCGACTTCTGGAGGCTTACTTGCGCCACTTCAAGATCAAAGCACGGTTTTCCAATGTTGCAGCCGAGTTCTTAGAAAACGATCTTATTCTACTGCGGATTTTCTCCGAGATTCATGAGGGTAAGAATATTGGATATGTGCCGGACATCTACAAAGGCGATATCTTCGAACAATATCTGATTATGAAGGTCAATGAATTTCCTACTTCTTCAAGGCAGAGGGTATTGAACTCACTGTACAAGATTTGCTCTCGAATGTTGGGCGACGAGAACTTCTCTCAGATATCTGTTGAGGGATTTGATGACGCCGAGCGACAAATTTTTGAACAGTTAATAGGAGAGGATATCATTTTGCGGAGGGAGGTCCCGTCTACAGGGCTTGCGTCGTTGGGCATTGAAAACATCTCATTTACATACGACGAACTGCGAGATTTCTTGCTTGCTTACTATTCCGTCGTGAAGCTTGCAGCGTCGAATCCATTAAAAGTAAATAGTATTTTTGAGAAAATCCCCAAATGGCCTATCTATGAAGGGTTTTTCCGCTACGCCTATGTTCTGGCTCGAAAGCAAAACAGCGATACAGTTTTGGCCGCTTGTGAGGCTTCGGAAGACTTTCAGAAGCATTTTCTGAACAATCTGTCGCTCTTGTCAGCAGACATTCAAAAGCCCGAAGACGTAAAGCGGGTGGAGACCGTTTTGAAGGGTAGCACTGCAGAACGCGATCTCCGACATGTTGCTTGGTTCCTGTTCAGAAAAAGAGAGGACTCGGAACTTTTGAACATTCGAATTTTGCTCGATCATGTTAGCAGTTTAGACGATGAAGAATCCGAGCGGTTCATGAGGGCGATGTTCTCTCGTTCTTCCGATTTTGGAGGCAGTAGTTGGCGGGACCGAGTCAGCGATCTGTTAAATAGCTTGAAGGACCTTAGAGAAGAGCAAATACTTGGATTGGGTATTCCAGCGTTAGCACTTGCACTGCATTTTGCACCGTATGCTCAATGGGCTGAGCGGGAAACCACCCTTAATCTCTTTGCGAAGTTTCAGCTTACGCAGGAAGTAGGCGGTGTTATTGAGGCCTGCCAAAATGCCGTCTCTGTTAAGGTGCAAAATTGCCTGAAAGAAATAGCAGAAGGACGGGGGGCGCATGAGGGATGA
- a CDS encoding radical SAM protein — translation MLKANRYKSLGYTSFFNPDTGFFARVPDKGCKDPFWSPHGPELMDISITNWCDKDCSFCYKCSAMRGEHMALDDYKSVIDQAADMGTFQVALGGGNPNQHPDFVEILEYTASKGVVPNYTTNGRGLSDEILETTRKHCGAVAISAYPPYDETSNAIKKLIHNGIKTNVHFILDAVSIDTAIDWLNEPPEFLRGINAIVLLNYKPSGRKVFEKKLLRHSTRLEEFFRLATSPQRKLKVGFDACCVSGVFARTNTNTSMVDACDAARFSMYVSEDLKVYPCSFQSGLAGGDQLDNETTLLDIWIKSRNMGAFRSYFSSDRCGTCCHRSACMNGCPLFDELVVCGNR, via the coding sequence ATGCTAAAAGCCAATCGCTACAAGAGCTTGGGTTATACGTCGTTTTTCAATCCAGATACCGGCTTCTTTGCACGGGTCCCAGATAAGGGGTGTAAAGACCCGTTCTGGTCACCACACGGGCCTGAGCTTATGGACATTTCAATCACGAATTGGTGCGATAAAGACTGCTCATTTTGCTACAAATGCTCGGCTATGCGTGGTGAACACATGGCGCTGGATGACTACAAGAGTGTGATTGATCAGGCAGCAGATATGGGGACGTTTCAAGTAGCGCTGGGGGGAGGCAACCCTAACCAACATCCAGACTTCGTTGAAATCCTTGAGTACACCGCTTCCAAAGGAGTGGTTCCGAACTACACTACGAACGGTCGTGGCCTGAGTGATGAAATCCTCGAAACCACGCGCAAGCATTGCGGTGCTGTGGCTATCTCTGCATACCCACCGTACGATGAAACTTCTAATGCAATCAAGAAACTTATCCACAACGGTATCAAGACCAACGTTCATTTCATATTGGACGCCGTCAGCATCGACACTGCAATAGACTGGCTCAATGAGCCACCCGAATTCCTGAGGGGCATTAACGCCATTGTTCTTCTGAACTACAAACCATCTGGTCGAAAAGTGTTTGAGAAAAAGCTATTGCGACACAGTACAAGGCTGGAAGAGTTTTTCAGATTAGCTACCTCGCCTCAGAGGAAATTGAAGGTTGGTTTTGACGCATGTTGCGTAAGCGGAGTGTTTGCACGCACGAATACCAACACTTCAATGGTTGACGCTTGCGACGCAGCTAGATTCTCGATGTACGTGTCGGAGGATCTGAAAGTATATCCCTGTTCTTTCCAGAGTGGCTTGGCGGGAGGCGATCAGTTGGACAACGAGACTACACTCCTGGACATTTGGATAAAGTCTCGAAACATGGGAGCGTTTCGAAGTTACTTCAGCTCGGATCGCTGTGGGACGTGCTGCCACCGTTCGGCTTGTATGAATGGTTGTCCGTTATTTGATGAGCTTGTTGTTTGCGGAAACCGATGA
- the dinB gene encoding DNA polymerase IV, translated as MARIIVCVDMDAFFASVEQRDNPTLRDKPIAVIGAGERTVITTSSYEARAYGVKTGMTTYKAKKLCPHIIFVIGNNKKYAQVCKRLEEICLRFTPDAEIYSIDEVFLDITNSYHLLGSPENLARTIKDTVKKELGITCTVGMGPNILVAKLASDLAKPDGFLWINEDMVTSVFETLPVKKLWGIGSHTEEKLRTMGITTCGALGRAPLSLLTKQFGIIGERLKDMGNGKLERPLEIVSSEPKSIGHSVTLPKDIWEHEEITSCLLRLSEKVGRRARRYGHKGKKITLTVRYTDFKTFSKQTTLPAYTNDTGKIYRSAVAILNSIHLNKSIRLLGISLSSIGKDSDQMLLFKETNQEKKAALTKAVDTVNDKFGEHTVTLASTITQENGPGVISPAWRPSGVRNSDI; from the coding sequence ATGGCGAGGATAATTGTATGTGTTGACATGGACGCCTTCTTTGCTTCCGTAGAACAACGTGACAATCCCACATTAAGAGATAAGCCCATTGCTGTTATCGGCGCCGGAGAGAGAACAGTAATAACAACCTCTTCATACGAGGCACGGGCATATGGGGTTAAAACAGGAATGACCACTTACAAGGCAAAAAAGCTGTGTCCGCATATAATCTTTGTAATAGGGAATAACAAGAAGTACGCCCAAGTCTGCAAAAGGCTGGAAGAAATCTGCCTCCGGTTTACTCCTGATGCCGAGATCTACTCGATTGATGAAGTTTTTCTCGATATAACCAATTCATATCACCTTTTGGGCAGCCCTGAAAATCTGGCCAGGACTATAAAAGATACGGTAAAGAAAGAACTTGGAATTACCTGTACAGTTGGTATGGGGCCTAATATTCTTGTCGCCAAGCTGGCCAGTGACCTTGCAAAACCCGATGGTTTTCTATGGATAAATGAGGATATGGTAACATCTGTTTTTGAGACACTTCCGGTGAAAAAGCTGTGGGGTATTGGATCTCATACTGAAGAGAAGCTGCGGACTATGGGTATTACAACATGTGGTGCACTTGGAAGAGCACCCCTTTCTCTTCTGACCAAACAGTTTGGTATTATTGGAGAACGCCTTAAAGATATGGGTAACGGAAAATTAGAACGGCCCTTAGAGATAGTTTCTTCTGAACCAAAATCTATAGGCCATAGCGTTACTCTCCCGAAAGACATATGGGAACATGAAGAAATCACAAGCTGTCTCCTCAGACTGAGTGAAAAAGTCGGGCGAAGGGCGAGAAGATATGGTCATAAAGGCAAAAAGATCACCCTCACTGTCAGGTATACAGATTTTAAAACCTTTTCAAAACAGACCACTTTGCCTGCCTACACAAACGATACCGGCAAAATCTACCGATCTGCAGTTGCTATTCTCAATAGCATTCACCTCAATAAAAGCATAAGACTTCTTGGCATTTCTCTGTCATCTATTGGAAAAGATAGTGATCAGATGCTTCTCTTTAAAGAAACAAATCAGGAGAAGAAAGCTGCCCTTACAAAGGCCGTTGATACCGTTAATGACAAATTCGGCGAGCATACCGTCACATTGGCGTCAACAATCACCCAGGAAAATGGTCCAGGGGTTATTTCTCCTGCATGGCGACCATCGGGGGTGAGAAATAGTGATATATAA
- a CDS encoding single-stranded DNA-binding protein yields MDNCILSGNLGNDPEIFYSENGSNPVASFNLAFKSGKKTGWIKVASFQKLAEIVEQHLKKTVLSYQAVLIRNNGRVKEQSVPRSSSLR; encoded by the coding sequence ATGGATAACTGTATTCTTTCCGGCAATCTCGGTAATGATCCTGAGATATTCTACTCAGAGAATGGCAGCAACCCTGTAGCATCTTTCAATCTTGCATTCAAATCAGGTAAAAAGACAGGATGGATTAAAGTAGCATCTTTCCAAAAACTCGCTGAGATCGTTGAACAGCATCTCAAAAAAACCGTGTTGTCGTATCAGGCAGTCTTGATCAGGAACAATGGGAGAGTGAAGGAACAAAGCGTACCTCGTTCAAGCTCATTGCGGTAA
- a CDS encoding M48 family metalloprotease, producing the protein MKKLIIILILLTGCATQSQLAVLDTRNNPEPYKRIKTIIDRYPLREISAQKYSILIADSNVPNALVSPAKKQLIIFNGLIERMNDEELAAIMLHEDAHIKLGHVGKQVAASQAISTAFQIANAFLPGVGYANLLINPVVTKAYSRSQEEDADKDSVKIGKSYGIEPDAYIRALEKLKTYAISQNISDTDRTGIFDSHPNLQYRIERIREEGKALSGAAMNRKDEIAIYTSIIENNPEDADTYYKRGKAYEKLNYQNALRDYVAAARLGHKEAQEYLTTKSIQWQK; encoded by the coding sequence ATGAAAAAACTTATAATTATTCTCATCTTATTAACAGGATGTGCTACGCAATCCCAACTGGCCGTACTTGATACCAGAAATAATCCTGAACCATATAAGAGAATAAAGACTATTATTGACCGTTACCCCCTCCGTGAAATATCTGCACAAAAATATTCAATACTTATTGCGGACAGCAATGTACCCAACGCTCTTGTCTCTCCCGCAAAAAAACAACTAATCATATTTAACGGGCTTATTGAAAGGATGAATGACGAAGAACTTGCCGCCATTATGCTTCACGAGGATGCCCATATCAAACTTGGTCATGTAGGAAAACAGGTTGCTGCTTCTCAGGCTATTTCCACAGCTTTCCAAATAGCAAATGCATTTCTTCCGGGTGTAGGATATGCAAACTTGCTCATCAATCCCGTGGTTACAAAGGCATACAGCAGGTCTCAGGAGGAAGATGCTGATAAGGATTCTGTTAAGATAGGGAAGTCTTATGGGATAGAACCGGACGCATATATCCGTGCCCTGGAAAAGCTCAAGACTTACGCAATTTCTCAGAACATCAGCGATACAGACAGGACAGGCATATTTGATTCTCATCCAAACCTGCAATACAGAATAGAAAGGATAAGAGAAGAAGGCAAAGCACTATCCGGTGCTGCCATGAACAGAAAAGATGAGATAGCTATATACACCAGTATTATCGAAAACAATCCTGAAGATGCCGACACTTATTATAAGCGTGGTAAAGCATATGAAAAGCTGAACTACCAAAATGCATTAAGAGATTATGTTGCTGCTGCCAGATTGGGTCACAAGGAAGCGCAGGAATATTTAACCACGAAATCAATACAATGGCAGAAATGA
- the lexA gene encoding transcriptional repressor LexA, whose amino-acid sequence MRSSPYADTIKTRIKDITLFYNQHGRMPTFSEIAELTGLKSKNAVSKLVSSLQKMNVLDKDERGRLIPKSIGNSVKMLGTVEAGFPTAAEEELADTISLDKLLINNPTATFMLKVSGDSMSDAGILPGDMVIVDKGQTPKNSDIVIAEVDGKWTMKYLRKRGESITLIPANPKYKPIKPKNELKIAGVVTAVIRKYK is encoded by the coding sequence ATGAGATCATCTCCCTATGCCGACACGATAAAGACCAGGATCAAAGACATAACTCTTTTTTACAATCAGCATGGCAGAATGCCCACCTTCTCCGAAATAGCAGAGCTGACAGGATTGAAGTCTAAGAATGCAGTCTCAAAGCTTGTAAGTTCACTCCAGAAAATGAATGTACTTGATAAAGACGAAAGGGGCAGGCTCATACCAAAATCCATCGGCAATTCCGTTAAGATGCTTGGTACAGTGGAGGCCGGATTTCCTACAGCTGCAGAGGAAGAACTTGCCGATACCATTTCCTTGGATAAACTGCTTATTAATAACCCGACTGCCACCTTCATGCTGAAAGTTTCTGGAGATTCCATGTCCGATGCCGGTATCCTGCCAGGTGATATGGTAATAGTGGACAAAGGGCAGACTCCCAAAAACAGCGATATAGTGATTGCAGAGGTGGATGGCAAATGGACCATGAAATACCTCAGGAAAAGAGGAGAAAGCATAACACTGATACCTGCAAACCCGAAGTATAAACCTATCAAGCCTAAAAACGAACTCAAAATAGCGGGTGTGGTAACGGCAGTAATAAGAAAGTATAAGTAA